A genomic region of Lycorma delicatula isolate Av1 chromosome 4, ASM4794821v1, whole genome shotgun sequence contains the following coding sequences:
- the 14-3-3epsilon gene encoding tyrosine 3-monooxygenase/tryptophan 5-monooxygenase activation protein epsilon has product MSEREDNVYKAKLAEQAERYDEMVEAMKKVASLDVELTVEERNLLSVAYKNVIGARRASWRIISSIEQKEENKGAEEKLEMIRTYRTQVEKELRDICSDILGVLDKHLIPCASTGESKVFYYKMKGDYHRYLAEFATGNDRKEAAENSLVAYKAASDIAMTELPPTHPIRLGLALNFSVFYYEILNSPDRACRLAKAAFDDAIAELDTLSEESYKDSTLIMQLLRDNLTLWTSDMQGDGDAEQKEQLQDVEDQDVS; this is encoded by the exons ATGTCGGAAAGAGAAGACAACGTTTATAAAGCAAAGTTAGCCGAGCAAGCTGAACGATACGATG aaaTGGTTGAGGCAATGAAGAAAGTAGCATCTCTTGATGTTGAATTGACAGTAGAAGAGCGGAACCTACTTTCAGTTGCGTATAAAAATGTGATAGGAGCACGCCGAGCTAGCTGGCGTATTATAAGCAGCATTGAACAGAAGGAGGAAAACAAGGGTGCTGAAGAAAAGTTAGAAATGATCAGGACTTACCGAACACAG gtTGAAAAGGAGTTGCGAGATATTTGTTCCGATATATTAGGTGTCTTGGATAAGCATCTGATTCCGTGTGCTTCAACCGGTGAGTCTAAAGTGTTCTATTACAAAATGAAGGGTGATTATCACAGATACTTAGCTGAGTTTGCCACAGGTAATGACAGGAAGGAAGCGGCTGAGAATTCATTGGTGGCATACAAAGCAGCAAGTGATATTGCAATGACCGAACTTCCACCAACTCATCCAATAAG gctCGGCCTTgcccttaacttttctgtattttactaTGAGATACTTAATTCACCTGACAGAGCTTGCAGATTAGCAAAGGCGGCATTTGATGATGCAATAGCAGAGCTTGATACACTGTCTGAAGAAAGCTACAAAGATTCTACACTAATAATGCAACTTCTTCGTGATAATCTGACACTTTGGACGTCAGATATGCAAGGCGATG gtGATGCTGAGCAGAAAGAACAACTTCAAGATGTTGAAGATCAGGATGTCTCATAA